In Paenibacillus hexagrammi, the following are encoded in one genomic region:
- a CDS encoding cohesin domain-containing protein yields MEAIIDGDNLIANGGSEEAAQGILQKIKAAADGLKLRRYIVNDNFDNLNSLGDLSSDWKPIETGGKVTLGSENGNKYLKLTQTQKGSGLSVEANRMFPEMSGKVYMEARVRSDAPTNFYGSPFIYKNDSSTTIIATAALRDNGSIKVSNKGGNSTSTAEVGKFNIGEWNTIDLILDSSTQKVQAYVNGVLQQQDLPMRNPLTTLGKLRFYSDDNNGSNPLAIGYVDFVRVYQEGTAAINLETLDSKLAEAALYLDNEAYTSESRTALSNFIQTISEEKAGYTTQSQVDAAVASLEQAVSALVEAETEVRAAWDGTDQVSAGQPFSVTYGLRHVKDGIFAQDVVVSYDSNKVEYVSSESLQSNLEVVSELSQDGEVRILAASLGEGNEVHTDGDFLKLNFKAKQAEASSETTVALSNAVISNGAGNETQLTGITHHVRINAVNKTALHASIEKAISTYQSAEEGNRAGQYPVGSKAVLQAAINSAKATEDNTAATQSEVDQAEAALNEALQTFTDSVIIGIPSDVNGDSKVTIGDLAIIVKYYGARAGDENWNEVKFADINGDGAVNIMDLAVVARLILGD; encoded by the coding sequence ATGGAAGCAATCATCGACGGCGATAACCTAATTGCAAATGGAGGATCAGAAGAAGCAGCACAGGGTATTTTGCAGAAAATAAAAGCTGCAGCAGACGGCTTGAAGCTTAGAAGGTATATCGTTAACGATAACTTTGATAATCTGAACTCACTTGGTGACCTTTCAAGCGACTGGAAACCGATCGAGACCGGCGGCAAAGTTACGTTGGGAAGTGAAAACGGCAATAAGTATCTGAAGCTCACTCAAACTCAAAAGGGCAGCGGTCTTTCGGTGGAAGCCAATAGGATGTTTCCAGAGATGAGCGGGAAAGTGTACATGGAGGCGAGAGTGCGTTCAGATGCTCCTACAAACTTCTATGGATCGCCTTTTATTTATAAAAACGATAGCTCTACAACCATTATTGCCACTGCAGCACTGCGCGATAACGGCTCCATTAAAGTATCAAATAAGGGCGGTAACAGTACGAGTACTGCTGAGGTTGGAAAATTCAATATCGGTGAATGGAATACAATCGATCTTATCCTTGATTCTAGTACGCAGAAAGTGCAAGCCTATGTCAACGGAGTTCTGCAGCAGCAGGATTTACCGATGCGCAATCCATTGACAACACTTGGGAAGCTTAGATTTTATAGCGATGACAACAACGGAAGCAATCCATTAGCCATTGGTTACGTTGACTTTGTTCGTGTCTACCAAGAAGGAACAGCAGCTATAAACCTTGAAACCTTAGATTCGAAGCTTGCCGAAGCTGCATTATACTTGGACAACGAAGCTTACACATCTGAATCTCGGACAGCTTTAAGCAACTTCATTCAAACTATTTCCGAGGAAAAAGCGGGCTATACCACACAATCTCAAGTCGATGCTGCTGTTGCAAGCCTGGAGCAAGCCGTATCTGCCTTAGTTGAAGCCGAAACAGAAGTAAGGGCTGCATGGGACGGAACGGATCAAGTTTCCGCGGGTCAACCGTTCAGTGTTACTTATGGATTGCGGCATGTAAAAGACGGCATATTTGCACAAGATGTAGTCGTATCCTATGATTCCAATAAAGTGGAATATGTTTCTTCGGAATCCTTACAGTCGAATTTAGAGGTCGTAAGTGAACTTAGCCAGGATGGAGAAGTCAGAATTCTCGCCGCAAGTCTGGGAGAAGGCAATGAGGTTCATACTGACGGAGATTTTCTTAAGCTGAATTTCAAAGCAAAGCAGGCTGAGGCATCGTCAGAAACAACCGTTGCTTTATCGAATGCGGTCATATCGAATGGAGCGGGTAATGAAACACAGCTGACGGGAATAACTCATCATGTAAGGATTAATGCCGTGAATAAGACGGCCTTACATGCATCGATTGAGAAGGCTATAAGCACATATCAATCGGCGGAAGAAGGCAACCGTGCAGGCCAATATCCAGTTGGTTCGAAAGCTGTACTTCAAGCGGCAATTAACAGTGCGAAGGCAACCGAGGACAACACAGCGGCGACACAGTCTGAAGTTGATCAAGCGGAGGCAGCCTTGAACGAAGCTTTGCAAACATTCACTGACTCTGTCATTATCGGCATACCAAGCGATGTGAACGGCGATTCTAAGGTAACCATTGGTGATTTGGCAATCATCGTGAAGTACTATGGAGCCCGAGCAGGTGATGAAAACTGGAATGAAGTTAAGTTTGCGGATATTAACGGGGACGGTGCTGTCAACATCATGGATTTGGCAGTCGTTGCAAGGTTAATTCTGGGAGACTAA